The following proteins are encoded in a genomic region of Flammeovirga pectinis:
- a CDS encoding GH92 family glycosyl hydrolase, with the protein MSTINYIKKSLAVLAMGSSLLSCQTEMPQEAETKKLVDYVDPFIGTGEHGHTFPGATLPYGGVQCSPVNGVSGWDWVSGYHISDSLLVGFGHLHLSGTGIGDLNDLIILPTDKEHTLDPKENDRAKLPYTEKYTHSTEVAHPGYYAVTLENSGIRAEMTTGLRVGFHRWTYPANAKAPSMIINLGYATNWDGVTETALSEKGKNTIIGKRLSKGWAEDQRVYFEMNFSRDIKDIKIEKSGNRLIAQVVFDGVDNQNQVTAAMGISSVSVEGAHVALEQEAKGYSFDLKRQAASTIWEKALEQIKVTTTDAKAREIFYTALYHSKIAPVTHSDALGEYKGADHKIHKAEGFTYYSTFSLWDTFRAVHPLSTIIESQKRNADFINTMLAHYDETGVLPVWSLAGNETNCMTGYHAMPVLADAVLKNIKGIDANRVFEAMQATSLQDARDLKVYKKYGFIPSDKGGESVTKTLEYAYDDWCIAQVAKHIGNEKAYQQYMKRSEGYKPLFDKETEFMRGRLTNGKFRLPFDPAEANHRENTDYTEGNAYQHSWFVLQDVQGLIDLFPSKEAFVAKLDELFTASSELTGDNVSPDISGLIGQYAHGNEPSHHIAYLYDYAGAPWKTQEKVREILETQYDNTPEGISGNEDCGQMSAWYVFSSLGFYPVNPAQGIYAFGSPIFEQAEINTSNGKVFKVEAKNVSKKNIYIKSVTLNGKALDRLYITHKEIMTGGTLTFEMSDKPNKELGVNTPPPSNTI; encoded by the coding sequence GTGTCAACAATCAATTACATTAAAAAAAGTTTGGCTGTATTAGCAATGGGATCATCATTGTTAAGTTGTCAGACAGAAATGCCCCAAGAGGCAGAAACAAAGAAATTAGTCGATTATGTTGATCCATTTATTGGAACAGGTGAACATGGTCATACTTTTCCGGGAGCAACTTTACCTTATGGGGGTGTACAATGTAGCCCGGTAAATGGTGTTAGTGGTTGGGACTGGGTTTCAGGTTATCATATCTCAGATTCACTATTAGTAGGTTTTGGCCATTTACATTTAAGTGGTACTGGTATTGGCGATCTTAACGATCTAATTATCTTACCAACAGATAAAGAACATACCTTAGATCCGAAAGAAAACGATAGAGCTAAATTACCATATACAGAAAAATATACTCATTCTACAGAGGTAGCACACCCTGGTTATTATGCCGTAACATTAGAAAATAGCGGTATTAGAGCAGAAATGACAACAGGTTTACGTGTTGGTTTTCATAGATGGACTTACCCTGCTAATGCTAAAGCGCCTTCTATGATTATTAATTTAGGATATGCTACAAACTGGGATGGCGTAACGGAAACGGCACTTTCAGAAAAAGGAAAAAATACAATTATTGGTAAACGACTATCTAAAGGATGGGCGGAAGACCAAAGAGTTTATTTTGAGATGAATTTCTCAAGAGATATTAAAGATATTAAAATTGAAAAAAGTGGAAATCGTTTAATTGCACAAGTTGTTTTTGATGGAGTTGATAATCAAAATCAAGTAACAGCAGCAATGGGTATTTCTTCTGTATCAGTAGAAGGTGCTCATGTTGCACTAGAGCAAGAAGCTAAAGGTTATTCATTTGATTTAAAACGTCAGGCTGCATCAACTATTTGGGAAAAAGCATTGGAACAAATTAAAGTGACGACTACTGATGCAAAAGCGCGAGAAATCTTCTATACAGCATTGTATCATTCTAAAATTGCACCAGTAACACATTCAGATGCATTAGGTGAATATAAAGGTGCAGATCATAAAATTCATAAAGCAGAAGGATTTACGTATTACAGTACTTTCTCTCTTTGGGATACATTTAGAGCTGTTCATCCATTGTCTACAATTATAGAATCGCAAAAAAGAAATGCTGATTTTATTAATACAATGTTAGCACATTACGATGAGACTGGTGTACTTCCTGTATGGTCTTTAGCTGGTAACGAAACAAACTGTATGACAGGATACCATGCAATGCCTGTGTTAGCAGATGCCGTTTTAAAGAACATTAAAGGTATAGATGCTAATAGAGTTTTTGAGGCAATGCAAGCAACTTCTTTACAAGATGCTAGGGACTTAAAAGTGTATAAGAAATATGGTTTTATTCCTTCTGATAAAGGGGGAGAATCTGTAACAAAGACATTAGAATATGCTTATGATGACTGGTGTATTGCTCAAGTAGCAAAGCATATTGGTAACGAAAAAGCATACCAACAATACATGAAAAGATCAGAAGGATATAAACCTCTTTTTGATAAAGAAACAGAATTTATGCGTGGGCGCTTAACAAACGGTAAATTTAGATTGCCATTTGATCCTGCTGAAGCAAACCACAGAGAAAATACAGATTATACAGAAGGTAATGCGTATCAACATAGTTGGTTTGTATTACAAGATGTACAAGGGTTAATTGATTTATTCCCATCAAAAGAAGCGTTTGTAGCAAAATTAGATGAGTTGTTTACGGCATCTTCTGAATTAACAGGAGATAATGTTTCCCCAGATATCTCAGGTTTAATTGGACAATATGCTCACGGAAATGAACCAAGTCATCACATAGCGTATTTATATGATTATGCGGGAGCTCCTTGGAAAACACAAGAAAAAGTAAGAGAGATATTAGAAACTCAGTACGATAACACCCCAGAAGGTATTTCTGGAAATGAGGACTGTGGACAGATGTCTGCTTGGTATGTATTTAGTAGCCTTGGCTTCTATCCGGTTAATCCAGCGCAAGGAATTTACGCTTTTGGTAGCCCGATATTTGAACAAGCTGAGATAAATACATCAAATGGAAAAGTGTTTAAAGTAGAGGCAAAAAATGTAAGTAAGAAGAACATTTACATTAAGTCAGTTACTTTAAATGGAAAGGCACTAGACAGGTTATATATCACACATAAAGAAATTATGACTGGTGGTACATTAACCTTCGAAATGTCTGATAAACCTAATAAAGAGTTGGGGGTAAATACACCTCCTCCTTCAAATACGATTTAA
- a CDS encoding PNGase F N-terminal domain-containing protein — protein MKKHIVYLLSLTVLAVSCGPKEIPAIGDKVYHVFDNEHLYFDPELTKDGIKESDSEPFYIESGRIMLRKISIPKFERDTKVTIVVEETSAGDRWDKSGSVFIMPTTGANLLSVAKGVYTLEHTEDAETTDNYPGMVAEGEFTPATELMRFMTPFGVGFYSDRDTAKYPNRMPVYIDGWAKKAMWKQDITQLLPLLEGEVYVGVHIDTWTKEGYNVDVKIRFDESENAYAPAKKRWVTPVLNSVRYIPPQRGCDKFQRADVGTEVTIPTNAKNVNLAYITTGHGGHSGGDEFVETENIIKLDDTPFYQFVPWRTDCASFRRFNPTSGVWLEKREVAYIDFKKGKYEKKEVEEPIASSDYSRSNWCPGSDVPPVIVPMDKVTGKHKITVSMPTAQKLEGDHQNFWFVSAYLFGELN, from the coding sequence ATGAAAAAGCACATAGTGTACTTACTCTCACTAACAGTATTAGCAGTAAGTTGTGGACCAAAAGAAATTCCAGCAATTGGAGATAAAGTGTATCATGTTTTTGATAATGAGCACTTATATTTTGATCCAGAATTAACTAAAGATGGTATTAAAGAAAGTGATTCAGAACCATTTTATATTGAGTCTGGTAGAATCATGTTACGTAAGATCTCTATTCCTAAATTTGAAAGAGATACTAAAGTAACCATTGTTGTAGAAGAAACTTCTGCAGGAGACCGTTGGGATAAGTCGGGTTCAGTTTTCATAATGCCAACAACAGGAGCAAATTTATTGAGTGTTGCTAAAGGTGTTTACACTTTAGAGCATACAGAAGATGCTGAAACAACAGATAATTACCCTGGTATGGTTGCTGAAGGTGAATTTACACCAGCAACAGAATTAATGCGTTTCATGACTCCATTTGGTGTAGGTTTCTATTCTGATAGAGATACAGCAAAATACCCTAACCGTATGCCTGTTTATATTGATGGGTGGGCTAAAAAAGCAATGTGGAAACAAGATATTACACAATTATTACCTCTTTTAGAAGGTGAAGTATATGTTGGTGTTCACATTGATACTTGGACAAAAGAAGGATATAACGTAGATGTAAAAATACGTTTTGATGAATCAGAAAATGCATATGCACCTGCAAAAAAACGTTGGGTAACTCCAGTTCTAAATTCTGTAAGATATATTCCTCCGCAAAGAGGTTGTGATAAATTTCAACGTGCAGATGTAGGAACAGAAGTTACAATACCTACAAATGCTAAAAACGTAAACTTAGCCTATATTACTACCGGTCATGGTGGACATAGTGGGGGTGATGAGTTTGTTGAAACTGAAAATATTATCAAGTTAGACGATACTCCTTTTTATCAATTTGTTCCTTGGAGAACAGACTGTGCTTCTTTCAGAAGATTTAACCCAACATCAGGTGTTTGGTTAGAGAAAAGAGAAGTGGCTTACATTGATTTCAAAAAAGGAAAATACGAAAAGAAAGAAGTAGAAGAGCCAATTGCATCATCAGATTATTCTAGATCAAATTGGTGTCCTGGTTCAGATGTTCCTCCTGTAATAGTTCCTATGGACAAGGTTACAGGAAAACACAAAATAACAGTAAGTATGCCTACTGCTCAGAAATTAGAGGGAGACCATCAAAATTTCTGGTTTGTATCTGCCTACTTATTTGGTGAATTGAATTAA
- a CDS encoding copper homeostasis protein CutC, with the protein MKTTLEICSYTVDSAINAEKGGADRVELCGGRLEGGTSPSEGMMMTARENVQIDIYPIIRPRGGDFFFTDLEFAEMLQDIKTAKRVGMNGVVIGALTSDARIDKERCKVLVDTAKPMGVTFHRAFDMTRDMKEALEDLIDLGVDRVLTSGAKMTALEGVEELKALVEQADGRIEIMAGSGVLPVNVKEIILKSGVSAVHSSASKIVSSQMTFQNDGVAMSKESSGSEYSRSITCQDTVESLKNKI; encoded by the coding sequence ATGAAAACGACATTAGAAATTTGCTCTTACACTGTTGATTCTGCAATTAACGCAGAAAAAGGTGGGGCAGATAGAGTAGAGTTGTGTGGAGGACGTTTAGAAGGTGGAACATCGCCAAGTGAAGGGATGATGATGACAGCAAGAGAAAACGTTCAAATTGATATTTATCCTATTATCAGACCAAGAGGAGGAGACTTCTTTTTTACAGACTTAGAATTTGCAGAAATGCTTCAGGATATCAAAACGGCAAAACGTGTTGGTATGAATGGGGTAGTGATTGGCGCTTTAACTTCAGATGCTAGAATTGATAAAGAACGTTGTAAAGTTCTTGTGGATACAGCCAAACCTATGGGAGTTACATTTCATAGAGCTTTTGATATGACAAGAGACATGAAAGAAGCACTAGAAGACCTTATTGATTTAGGAGTGGATAGAGTATTAACTTCTGGAGCAAAAATGACTGCTTTAGAAGGTGTTGAAGAACTAAAGGCACTTGTAGAGCAAGCAGATGGCAGAATTGAAATAATGGCAGGAAGTGGAGTTTTACCGGTGAATGTTAAAGAAATTATTTTAAAATCTGGTGTATCAGCAGTGCACTCGTCGGCTTCTAAAATTGTAAGCAGCCAAATGACATTCCAAAACGATGGAGTAGCAATGAGCAAAGAAAGTTCAGGTTCTGAGTACAGTCGTTCAATAACGTGTCAAGACACAGTAGAATCTCTCAAAAATAAAATATAA
- a CDS encoding SusC/RagA family TonB-linked outer membrane protein: MKKHLLLLCSIFLMLSNAYAQDRVVTGTVKDVTDDSPLPGVNVVIKGTASGTVTDLDGKFSISLTSDQNALVFSFIGYTSKDVTMTNASNITVKLDIDAEELEEVVVTALGIERSERSLGYAMQEVSSEDLGSAGSSSNVMNSLSGKVAGVQVAPVGGGAGSGSRVVIRGNANLSGNNQPLYVIDGVPISNSTLKDAGDSSDSGDVNTGDGLSSINPDDIESMSVLKGGSATALYGSRAINGVVLITTKSGTKGKSLGIDFNTGVTFDAVGITPNDQMQYAQGTLGLAPSNPKNQTSMWGPKITGQKSKDYYDGKERVVSGYDNYRSFFNTGQTWNTNVALTGSTDKSTVRFSYSNMDNKGMVDNSTYKRNTFNLRGTTKMVNDKLKLDTRVSYINQKAYNRMEMGNSVNNYMANMLSLPTTIDQNWLKDYKDPVTGRPRGYNDKESNPYWTMYEVVNQDQLDRLIGMASLTYEFTDYLKLMGRAGTDFNSFKQDVLQPLYTPFYEQGRAYQRSNIERENNFDFLLMYHKQFGDFDITGNLGGSYMNNRRDYSDTGSSGFNSPDFQNPQAGADRFLSYSSYEKAIASVYATASVGYKGYLFLDVSARNDWSSTLPIANNSFFYPSVSASWVFSDMDWDTPDWLSFGKLRANLAQVGSDTDPYLLALQYNLDGNNHNGINIGGVEGNQIPNRVLKPSIQTSYEIGLDLRFFENKFGIDVAYYKSSAVDQILGVDISKGSGFESALINAGQIDNSGVEIMLNYNPIKTDNFSWDITFNTAYNDNKVVSLTEGVESFQLMSINGVSVQARPGEAYGVIVGSKYLRNEATGKIVVDEGGRPQKMDGVHEIGNGVQPWMAGLRNTFNYKNVTFSFLIDSKWGGDIYSSTEASMYSLGKHSETLVGREEYYSEGNTGFWNPGNFVTADGSPYTGNIDPEQYYGAVSGIAEQFIYDASFIKLREVSLTYRFSNKIIGKTPIRNLSLSANAFNLGYLWKNTDNVDPESSFTSGNGQGIEVSNLTIPRTYGFKLNANF; the protein is encoded by the coding sequence ATGAAAAAACATTTATTACTGTTATGTAGCATCTTTTTGATGCTCAGTAACGCGTATGCTCAAGACCGAGTAGTTACGGGTACTGTAAAAGACGTGACGGATGATTCACCTCTTCCAGGCGTCAACGTTGTAATTAAAGGTACTGCTAGTGGTACTGTTACAGATTTAGATGGTAAATTCTCCATTTCTTTAACATCAGATCAAAATGCATTGGTATTCTCTTTTATTGGATATACCTCTAAGGATGTTACAATGACCAATGCGTCAAATATCACTGTAAAATTAGATATCGATGCAGAAGAACTTGAAGAAGTAGTAGTTACAGCATTAGGTATTGAGCGTTCAGAGCGTTCTTTAGGTTATGCAATGCAAGAAGTTTCTTCAGAAGATTTAGGATCAGCTGGTTCTTCATCAAATGTAATGAACTCTTTATCTGGTAAAGTTGCAGGTGTTCAAGTAGCACCAGTAGGCGGTGGTGCTGGTTCTGGTTCTCGTGTAGTTATTCGTGGTAATGCAAATTTATCAGGTAATAATCAACCGTTATATGTAATAGATGGTGTTCCGATCTCAAACAGTACTTTAAAAGATGCAGGTGATTCTTCAGATTCCGGAGATGTAAACACAGGTGACGGTTTATCTTCAATCAACCCAGACGATATCGAATCTATGTCGGTATTAAAAGGTGGTTCAGCAACAGCCTTATATGGTTCTAGAGCAATAAATGGTGTTGTATTAATTACAACAAAAAGTGGTACTAAAGGGAAATCTTTAGGGATAGACTTTAATACAGGTGTTACATTTGATGCTGTTGGTATTACGCCAAATGATCAAATGCAATATGCTCAAGGTACTTTAGGTTTAGCACCTTCTAATCCTAAAAACCAAACATCTATGTGGGGTCCAAAAATTACTGGACAAAAATCTAAGGATTATTATGACGGGAAAGAAAGAGTAGTATCTGGATACGATAACTATAGATCTTTCTTTAACACAGGTCAGACTTGGAATACAAACGTTGCATTAACAGGTAGTACAGATAAATCAACAGTGCGTTTCTCTTATTCAAATATGGATAACAAAGGAATGGTTGATAACAGTACATACAAACGTAATACTTTCAATTTACGTGGTACAACTAAAATGGTCAATGATAAGTTGAAATTAGATACAAGAGTATCTTACATTAATCAAAAAGCATACAACCGTATGGAAATGGGTAATAGTGTGAATAACTATATGGCGAATATGCTTTCTTTACCTACTACCATTGATCAAAATTGGTTGAAAGATTATAAAGATCCTGTTACAGGTCGCCCAAGAGGTTATAATGATAAAGAGTCTAACCCTTATTGGACAATGTATGAAGTTGTTAACCAAGATCAGTTAGATCGTTTAATAGGGATGGCGAGCTTAACATATGAATTTACCGATTACTTAAAATTAATGGGTAGAGCTGGTACAGATTTTAATAGCTTTAAGCAAGATGTACTACAGCCTTTGTATACTCCTTTCTATGAACAAGGAAGAGCGTATCAAAGATCAAATATTGAGCGTGAGAATAACTTTGATTTCTTATTGATGTACCACAAGCAATTTGGTGATTTTGATATCACTGGTAACTTAGGTGGTTCATATATGAATAATAGAAGAGATTATTCAGATACGGGTTCTAGTGGATTTAATTCTCCAGATTTTCAAAATCCTCAAGCTGGAGCAGATAGATTTTTATCTTATAGTTCTTACGAAAAAGCAATTGCTTCTGTATATGCTACTGCTTCAGTTGGTTATAAAGGGTATTTATTCTTAGATGTTTCAGCAAGAAATGACTGGTCTTCTACATTACCAATTGCAAACAACTCATTCTTCTATCCTTCAGTAAGTGCATCTTGGGTGTTCTCTGATATGGATTGGGATACTCCAGACTGGTTATCATTTGGTAAGTTAAGAGCAAACTTAGCTCAGGTAGGTAGTGATACAGACCCTTATTTATTAGCATTACAATATAACCTTGATGGTAATAACCATAACGGAATTAATATTGGTGGTGTTGAAGGAAATCAAATTCCTAACAGAGTCTTAAAACCTTCAATTCAAACTTCTTATGAAATTGGTTTAGACTTAAGATTCTTTGAAAATAAATTTGGTATTGATGTAGCATACTATAAATCATCTGCTGTTGATCAGATTTTAGGAGTTGATATTTCTAAAGGGTCAGGCTTTGAATCAGCATTAATTAATGCAGGTCAAATTGATAACTCAGGTGTTGAAATTATGTTAAATTACAACCCGATTAAGACAGATAATTTCTCTTGGGATATAACATTCAACACTGCTTATAATGATAATAAGGTAGTCTCATTAACTGAAGGAGTAGAATCTTTCCAGTTGATGTCTATTAATGGAGTATCAGTTCAAGCAAGACCAGGTGAAGCTTACGGTGTGATTGTAGGTTCTAAATATTTACGTAATGAAGCAACAGGTAAAATTGTTGTTGATGAAGGTGGACGTCCTCAAAAAATGGATGGTGTGCATGAAATAGGAAATGGTGTTCAACCTTGGATGGCAGGTTTGAGAAATACATTTAATTATAAAAATGTTACATTCTCTTTCTTAATTGATAGTAAGTGGGGTGGAGATATCTATTCTTCTACCGAGGCTAGTATGTATTCATTGGGTAAACATTCTGAAACTTTAGTTGGTAGAGAAGAATATTATTCAGAAGGTAATACAGGATTCTGGAACCCTGGTAATTTTGTTACAGCAGATGGATCGCCATACACTGGCAATATAGACCCTGAGCAATATTATGGAGCTGTTTCTGGTATTGCAGAACAATTTATCTATGATGCTTCATTTATTAAATTAAGAGAAGTAAGCTTAACATATAGATTCTCGAATAAAATTATTGGTAAGACACCAATCAGAAATTTATCTCTATCAGCAAATGCGTTTAACCTAGGTTATTTATGGAAGAATACGGACAATGTTGATCCTGAATCTTCTTTCACTTCTGGTAACGGACAAGGTATTGAAGTTTCTAACTTAACGATACCAAGAACTTACGGTTTCAAATTAAACGCTAACTTCTAA
- a CDS encoding SusD/RagB family nutrient-binding outer membrane lipoprotein has translation MNLKKILIGASVAAATLMGCTNKFEEMNQNPWTSNDLDVKHLFTFSQLKMYASGHEGWRGNLIMSGPYAQNTANLYSTAGGFGTSDGFTSPTWDLIFGDIIKNITDVMTRLENEENSAPKIAQMRIVRVVNLLRATQMYGDIPYFEAGKGYTELNYYPQLDPQKDILVDMAKELNEARDIILADKDTYIFTYDLYSSGIAGAAKYAKLCNSLLMKIGLMMSEGDATEGARIFKEGFNGTGGYIETWNDAVYVAHVSEGGPWGQHINGTGIAIEGQVGGASYAYMSELALQQMQAKKDPRLFRITHHLTYEGGVIAAMGDTTQYTNFNPFLSSGGEGTFVNASYRGVRLGDRGDGNRGIYYNQSQGKVIQSAYWLGQNDNYPDFKGKGEFATMAAVSPATFNRLSPSIVIGADEIQFMLAEASLRGYGVGNAETAYKNAVELALTKYDAIPFPGKDVETKYEELYKRQNDASYSHDAAMTTYVNNAVSAYQGAASTDDKLDVVAYENWVALIGNGYESFANWNRTHLPSIVKYQLAQSDKTYQLPAFANDPILNPGEAQNGSENTELHSFGVTNGIRPSRFPYPNRELTVSPTNTEAAIQRQRSAVNVGVSTNFIAVKQWYSAK, from the coding sequence ATGAATTTAAAAAAGATATTAATTGGAGCATCAGTTGCGGCTGCTACTCTAATGGGTTGTACAAATAAGTTCGAGGAGATGAATCAAAATCCTTGGACAAGTAATGATCTTGATGTAAAGCACTTATTTACATTTTCACAATTGAAAATGTATGCTTCTGGACATGAAGGTTGGAGAGGGAACTTGATTATGTCTGGTCCTTACGCTCAAAACACAGCAAACTTATACAGTACTGCTGGTGGATTTGGAACATCTGATGGGTTCACAAGTCCAACATGGGATTTGATCTTTGGTGATATTATAAAAAATATTACTGACGTGATGACTCGTTTAGAGAATGAAGAAAATTCTGCTCCTAAAATTGCTCAAATGAGAATTGTACGAGTAGTAAATCTACTTAGAGCAACTCAAATGTATGGTGATATCCCTTATTTTGAAGCAGGTAAAGGATACACAGAATTAAACTACTACCCTCAATTAGATCCTCAGAAAGATATCTTAGTTGATATGGCAAAAGAGTTGAATGAGGCAAGAGATATCATTTTAGCAGATAAAGATACTTATATCTTTACTTATGATTTGTATTCTTCAGGTATTGCAGGTGCTGCAAAGTACGCTAAGCTTTGTAATTCATTACTAATGAAAATTGGTTTAATGATGTCTGAAGGTGATGCAACTGAAGGTGCTAGAATTTTTAAGGAAGGATTTAACGGTACTGGTGGATATATCGAAACATGGAATGATGCAGTTTATGTTGCTCATGTAAGTGAAGGAGGGCCTTGGGGTCAACATATTAATGGTACTGGTATTGCAATTGAAGGTCAAGTTGGTGGAGCATCTTATGCTTATATGTCAGAGTTGGCTTTACAACAAATGCAGGCTAAGAAAGATCCTAGATTATTTAGAATTACGCATCACTTAACGTATGAAGGTGGGGTAATTGCAGCAATGGGAGATACAACGCAGTATACTAACTTTAATCCATTCTTATCATCAGGAGGTGAAGGTACATTTGTAAATGCTTCTTATAGAGGGGTAAGACTAGGTGATAGAGGAGATGGTAATAGAGGTATTTATTACAATCAATCACAGGGTAAAGTGATACAATCTGCTTATTGGTTAGGTCAAAATGATAATTATCCTGATTTTAAAGGGAAAGGTGAATTTGCTACAATGGCTGCAGTAAGTCCAGCAACATTTAACAGACTTTCTCCTTCTATCGTAATTGGTGCAGATGAAATTCAATTTATGCTTGCAGAAGCAAGTTTAAGAGGGTATGGCGTTGGAAATGCAGAAACTGCATACAAGAATGCTGTTGAATTAGCATTAACAAAATATGATGCAATACCTTTTCCTGGAAAAGACGTAGAAACTAAATATGAGGAATTATATAAACGTCAAAATGATGCTTCTTATTCTCATGATGCAGCCATGACTACTTATGTAAATAATGCAGTTTCAGCTTATCAAGGTGCGGCTTCTACAGACGATAAATTAGACGTGGTAGCGTATGAAAATTGGGTAGCATTAATTGGAAATGGTTATGAATCTTTTGCAAATTGGAATAGAACACATTTACCATCAATTGTGAAATATCAATTAGCTCAAAGTGATAAGACTTATCAGTTACCTGCATTTGCTAATGATCCAATTTTAAACCCTGGAGAAGCTCAAAATGGTTCTGAAAATACGGAATTACATTCATTTGGTGTAACAAATGGTATTAGACCATCTCGTTTCCCATATCCAAATAGAGAATTAACTGTTAGCCCTACAAATACTGAAGCTGCGATCCAGAGACAAAGATCTGCTGTAAACGTTGGGGTCTCTACAAACTTCATTGCAGTTAAACAGTGGTATAGTGCTAAATAA